The Brassica oleracea var. oleracea cultivar TO1000 chromosome C7, BOL, whole genome shotgun sequence sequence AAACTACGTTTTTTTTAATTTATACATTTTGCATATAAAATATTTTAAAATTTTATTTATTTATATTCTAGAAAATATATATATTTAAGATAATTTAAATTTACATGTTGTGTTTAAGAAAATATAATTTAACCAATATCATTTTAGTACTTTACGGGATTTATAAGTAAAAACAATGTTTTGTTTAAATAATATAGCCCTATTATTTTTAATAAATTTTATGCATAGTTTCATCTATCATATTATTTAGTAAATTTTACTGATATAGGATATTTTTTGGATGTTATGATATTAAGTTTTTTTTAATTAAGATTTCAAAATATTAGATTAGTTTAATTTTTACAACATATATAGTTTGTTTTTTCGTGGTGCATTTCAAAAAGTTATTCTTTATTATCTATAATTTTATCTTTTGTAAAATTTTAAATATTATCATTTTGAGTTTGAATATTTATTTTCAAAATTGTATACTTTGTCAAGAAAATTTTAGAAAATAACACAACTATTTTTAAGTTTGGAAGATTACATGAATTTTGAATTTTTTTTTGTTACTATATTAATACATTATTTTCTAAAAAAATATTTGAATTTTTGGTCATATTTTCTAAATTTTTCTCAACAGATTTTGTTATAATTATATTCAAAATATTTATACTGATGCGCATGGCTCAAAATCATTTAATATACATATAATTATGGACAAAATGCGTGTCTTACTGCTTCTCCCTAGAAGTAGTTTGGCATGTCCATGTGTTTGATCTTACTTCTAGTCATCTCTTGCAGGGTCCGGTTTCTTCTCTCGACCACATAGTTCTGTTGCGGTGTGTACGGAGCTGTAAGATGTCTCTTTAACCCCGAGTTCTCGCAGTAAGTATTAAATTCGTTAGAAACAAACTCCCCACCTACGTCTGTTCTAAAAACTTGAATCTTGTCTCTGGTCTATTGCTCTATTATGCTCCTTAGTTTCTTGAATTTCGCAAAAGCTTCACTCTTGTCTTTTATCAGGATACTCCACATATATCTCGAATAATCATCAATGAGTACAAAAGTATATTGCTTTCTGGCTGGGGTTATTGCACCACAAAGATCTCCGTGTATGAGTTGTATCTTCTTAGTGGCTTGAAATTGTGTTGCTTGTGGGAATAATTTCCTGGTCTGTTTCCCCATCAAACATGATCGACACACCTCCTTTTCAATGCTCATATTTGGAAGCTCCTAGAACAAGTACTCATTGTATCATTGCCTCATCGTCTCGACATTCACATGCCCCAACCTTGCGTGGCACTTACATGACTCACTCACCATGGCTAATTGTAACCTCGTGTCATCTTTTATTCCTATAAGTACCTTATAAAGACGATTCCTGGATCTATTTGCAGTGACAAGTAACCTTCCGCTCTGATCATGCATTGTTAGGTGTTCTCCCCTCATCAACTTGATCACCTCCCACACCTTTTTCGCTGTATCAAGTTCTCCAACTTGAAGTATGAGAGCCTCGGGTATGGATTGAAACAACAAGGCCGTAGCCATGTCTTTCTTATCACTTTCTGTCGGCTTTGTTTTCTTTACCTCCCAAACTTTATGCACTATCAGCGTTATCTTCATTCTCATGGCACATATTGTGTAGTTGGTCAAGGTGAGCATCGGACACTGTATAGATAAAGGGCTTCCTCCGCCTTCTTTTCTTCCTGTCACTGGAATCACTTCTCCCATATCTTTTATGTGGCTCTGATACCACTTATTGTATCAACACCAAGATCACACCCACACGAAATCACACACGATTGATAAGAACTAAACTTTTATTGCTTGCTTTAGAAAATAACTCAAAAGTAAAGCTTCTCAAACTCACAAACTCATAAGTTATGCAACACACTTTGCATCTCCTTATATAACACTTAACTTATCATAAACTCATTAGGAATAATACAACTAGCAATTTCCTAATCCTTTTAGCAAACCATATCTTAGTAGGATTACAAAACTTGCACCTTAAGCTATTTTAAGCTTATCTCAGCACGCACTGTCGCTTACGCGTCTGGATAAACGCTCCATGGACCTTCACCGCGGCGAATTGGAATGGTGCGGTGACGTTATGCATAAAAACATGTGCGGATCCAACTCTAGTAGCTTTTGGTAAAGAAAAAAAAAACTATTGATTATACCTAGTGTTCTAAATTTTTAAAATTAGGCTATTGATTAGAGTTCAAATGGGGAACGGATTCGTGTGGTTCGGGAGAGTTTCAGATTTCTGGCTCAGAACTCTTTTATCTTCAATCGTTTCCTCCGACCCAGTTAAACACGTAGCAATCCGAAACTAATGGGCCTTATAGAAATTAAATAGCCCATAGTTATCAAAACAGCTCATAAGCTTTATTCGGCGGCATCAAATTAGCGAAACTACCCTTGACGGTCTCTTAGAATTACAACTGTGCCTTAAAAGCTATACAACTACTACACTGACAAAGGAAGAAGACGATTAGATTCGTAAATCGAGCGAAAGCCGATGGAAGACGACCCTTTCCTCCGGAAGTTCCAGCCATCGGAACTCAAGATCGCGTCGGAGTTCTTGACGAATTGCCTTCCTTTCTTGTCTAGAGATCTCTGCAAAGACTGCGTCAACGTTCTCTCCGATCGAATCCGCTCTCTTGACCCAGGTATAGAGCGATGTTTTACTAAATTGAACTTTAGGGTTTTCATAATTGGAACGAATAGGTGGTTACAGAGTAGCGTGGATCTGTTTGCCTTCAAAGTTATCGACTTTAGGGTTTATACAACGATGGGACAAAGTTAATGGAACCAGAAGGAGCATTAGGGTTTTGACAAGTAGGAGGCGAGAGAGTAGCGTAGATCTGTTTAACCTTCAAAAAAGTTATCGCCTTTAGGGTTTATACAACGATTTGCTTATGAGGAAAACTGTTTCGTTGGTGTAGAACATTTGGTAGTGTGTACTGTAGATCTGTTGTTGGGAATCAAATGCGTGTTTAACCTTCATAAAGTTATTGGCTCGAGGGTTTATGCTAAAGAGAAATCGTGTTTCGTTTGTGTAGAACATTGTAGTAAAGTTGGTGGAGAAGGTAATAGCAAAGCTGGTTTGGAATCAGAAGGAACTAGTAACATAGAGACTGAAATTTCATTTGGAACCTTGTCTGAAGTTCTTGGTAGTGTACTGCCATCTCGACAAGCTGCTGAAACAGCAAGCCCTAGAATGTCTTGGGCTGATATGAGTCAAGATGATGAGTTTGAGGAGGAGGACGAAGAGGAGGAGAGTAGGAAAGCTATTGATGCGAGTCCGATGAAGACTCCCGAGAAGCCTAAGTTATCAAGAGAGCAAAGAGAGGATCTCAGGCTGAAGAACGTGAAGAGAAAGAAAGATTTCATTTGCTTGGAGAGATTTAAGGGAAAGCTCGTTAACGTAGTTGATGGGCTTGAGTTGCACACTGGTGTTTTCAGCGCAGTGGAGCAGAAAAGGATTGTTGATAAAGTGTATGAACTTGAAGAGAGAGGACGCAAAGGAGAACTTAGAGGTAAGCTTCTTGTTTTTCAAATCGGAATTACTTATCTTATTCAATTTGAGTCTGATTCTTGTCTCTTTTTAGAGCGTACGTTTACTGCTCCACAGAAGTGGATGAGAGGCAAAGGACGTGTGACTATTCAATTCGGCTGTTGTTACAACTACGCTACAGTAAGTAACTCACTCTCTGCCATTTTCTATGTTTCATTTCTAACAAAGAATTTGTTGCCTTCTCTATATGTTTGATAGGATAGAGCTGGAAACCCACCGGGTATCCTTCAACGGGAAGAAGTGGATCCATTACCTTCTCTTTTCAAAGTGATCATCAGAAGGTTGATTAGATGGCATGTCC is a genomic window containing:
- the LOC106301486 gene encoding uncharacterized protein LOC106301486, coding for MEDDPFLRKFQPSELKIASEFLTNCLPFLSRDLCKDCVNVLSDRIRSLDPEHCSKVGGEGNSKAGLESEGTSNIETEISFGTLSEVLGSVLPSRQAAETASPRMSWADMSQDDEFEEEDEEEESRKAIDASPMKTPEKPKLSREQREDLRLKNVKRKKDFICLERFKGKLVNVVDGLELHTGVFSAVEQKRIVDKVYELEERGRKGELRERTFTAPQKWMRGKGRVTIQFGCCYNYATDRAGNPPGILQREEVDPLPSLFKVIIRRLIRWHVLPPTCVPDSCIVNIYDEGDCIPPHIDNHDFLRPFCTISFLSECNILFGSNLKIEGPGEFSGSFSVPLPVGSVLVLNGNGADVAKHCVPAVPTKRISITFRKMDESKRPVWFTPEPDLQRIEPLPLDLNRSDSAARSSGSSNNHNGSNRRGGGYGRRGGNNYETRGYYNPERSSEQYESREWSSSQRRGRPRPGRTS